The Natrinema salifodinae genome includes a window with the following:
- a CDS encoding PAS domain-containing sensor histidine kinase: MGSGPPHESAPEETGVDVESTDFRMAGLLEAAGIACFRATPAGTIIAANDAFARLTGYTRAELRDRSFDALVADEGEGKGFESLVAALDDGSPISATISLRTKTETLPCTVHLERGPSAAGTAAEVDQQPSITGIVRPRSGDGGSVSDARSELTYGRTFEALADALPDGIIVLDTDSDIQYANPAVGRILGYDPDELVGSSQVEIIPQRLRQTHLSALQRYLETGERHINWTYVELPGQHKDGHEVPLGVSLNDFTYDGDRYFVGLFRDISPRKRAEHTLTEKVVQLESVSYLGRYALENADIDDLLPKATELVAAALDAEYAIVLEREVTGPDADADRLRVRADNDPGASFDDATTSATAPDSLAAATLTNDGPVVVEDLETDDRFDGPSLLTDRDVRSGVSVSVGSSADPWGVLGVYDTDRREFADHDVDFLESVATILATAIERQGYERRLNETVADLEASNERLEQFAYAASHDLQEPLRMVSSYLQLIENRYADDLDADGREFIEYAVDGADRMRGMIDGLLEYSRIDSQGDPFEPVDLDDVLDDVLTDLQVMIEQEAAEITTESLPAVQGDPRQLRQLFQNLLSNAIEYSGDDPPRIHVGVDRSGRTWELSVADEGIGIDPDEQDRVFRVFQRLHSREEYDGTGIGLALCRRIVERHGGRIWVDSEPGEGSTFTFTIPVGGR; encoded by the coding sequence ATGGGATCCGGCCCGCCACACGAGTCCGCCCCCGAGGAGACCGGTGTTGACGTGGAGTCGACCGATTTCCGGATGGCGGGACTGCTCGAAGCGGCAGGGATCGCCTGCTTCCGAGCGACGCCGGCCGGAACGATCATCGCCGCCAACGACGCGTTTGCTCGGCTGACCGGCTACACGCGCGCCGAACTCCGCGACCGGTCGTTCGACGCACTCGTCGCCGACGAGGGGGAGGGGAAGGGTTTCGAGTCGCTGGTCGCGGCCCTCGACGACGGATCGCCGATCTCGGCGACGATCTCGCTTCGGACGAAAACGGAGACGCTTCCCTGTACCGTCCACCTCGAACGGGGGCCGAGTGCGGCCGGAACAGCGGCTGAGGTCGACCAGCAGCCGTCGATCACCGGGATCGTCCGACCCCGATCGGGCGACGGCGGGTCGGTGTCGGACGCCCGTTCCGAGCTCACGTACGGGCGAACCTTCGAGGCGCTCGCCGACGCGCTCCCCGACGGCATCATCGTTTTGGACACTGACAGCGATATCCAGTACGCTAACCCTGCCGTCGGGCGCATCCTCGGCTACGACCCCGACGAACTCGTCGGATCGAGCCAGGTCGAGATCATCCCGCAGCGGCTGCGCCAAACACACCTCTCCGCGCTCCAGCGGTACCTCGAGACCGGCGAGCGACACATCAACTGGACCTACGTCGAGCTCCCCGGCCAACACAAGGACGGACACGAGGTCCCGCTGGGCGTCTCGCTCAACGACTTCACTTACGACGGCGACCGCTACTTCGTCGGCCTCTTTCGGGACATCTCGCCGCGTAAACGGGCCGAACACACCCTAACCGAGAAGGTCGTTCAGCTCGAGTCGGTCTCGTATCTCGGTCGGTACGCCCTCGAGAACGCCGACATCGACGATCTCCTTCCGAAAGCAACCGAACTGGTCGCGGCCGCGCTCGACGCGGAATACGCGATTGTCCTCGAGCGCGAGGTGACAGGCCCGGACGCCGATGCCGACCGGCTTCGGGTCCGCGCCGATAACGACCCCGGCGCCTCGTTCGACGACGCCACGACGTCCGCGACGGCGCCGGACTCGCTGGCCGCCGCCACGCTGACGAACGACGGCCCGGTCGTCGTCGAGGACCTCGAAACAGACGACCGGTTCGACGGCCCGTCGTTGCTGACCGATCGCGACGTCCGCAGCGGCGTCAGCGTCTCCGTCGGCTCGTCGGCCGATCCGTGGGGCGTCCTCGGCGTCTACGACACCGACCGGCGGGAGTTCGCCGACCACGACGTCGACTTCCTCGAGAGCGTCGCGACGATTCTCGCGACCGCCATCGAACGCCAGGGGTACGAGCGTCGCCTTAACGAAACCGTGGCGGACCTCGAAGCCTCGAACGAGCGGTTAGAGCAGTTCGCCTACGCCGCCTCCCACGACCTGCAGGAACCCCTCCGAATGGTCTCGAGCTACCTGCAGCTGATCGAGAACCGGTATGCCGACGACCTCGACGCTGACGGCCGGGAGTTCATCGAGTACGCCGTCGACGGCGCCGACCGCATGCGCGGGATGATCGACGGGCTCTTAGAGTACTCCCGAATCGACTCGCAGGGCGATCCGTTCGAGCCCGTCGATCTCGACGACGTGCTCGACGACGTCCTGACCGACCTTCAGGTGATGATCGAGCAGGAAGCCGCCGAGATCACGACCGAGTCGTTACCCGCGGTCCAGGGCGACCCGCGACAGCTTCGCCAACTGTTCCAGAACCTGCTGTCGAACGCCATCGAGTACAGCGGCGACGACCCCCCGCGGATCCACGTCGGGGTCGATCGCAGCGGCCGGACCTGGGAACTATCGGTCGCCGACGAGGGAATCGGAATCGATCCCGACGAGCAGGACCGCGTCTTCCGGGTGTTCCAGCGGCTCCACAGCCGCGAGGAGTACGACGGCACCGGCATCGGCCTGGCGCTCTGTCGTCGCATCGTCGAGCGCCACGGCGGCCGCATCTGGGTCGACTCCGAGCCAGGCGAGGGGTCGACGTTCACGTTCACGATCCCGGTCGGCGGCCGGTAA
- a CDS encoding polysaccharide deacetylase family protein, with product MKRRTYLGAAAAAVLAGCSSSEEANEATPGDESESDDGGSDGDNAEPETFDDFEELDQWTAEIGTLTADEERSATGTQSARLEAGDGDDQIRLVQELSEPRDFSGVRPSLAISTEEEADVVIQLIDEDGDRIDFRQRMHAGTPLAQCNFGISSLEGEPDLSAVAEIQLIRWTGEDDKGSVWIDDLRFADAPEPGQVMLQFDGGYESDYTHALPVLEEYDYPAVSFLTTERIREDESAQGDHLIRDQVGELADAGWTIGSYSARGLNLVDPSDDRDPEAEISDAVDWLEDEGFEDGAQYFSYPLDRYDGDVLDLVADHHEVAFAGRYPSHGEPANPHLCPRVSSPSASQARTALDLTAELGGITAISFGELDNGSRSVLEETVAHLDELESAGDLEVILPEDIHA from the coding sequence ATGAAACGACGAACGTACCTCGGCGCGGCCGCTGCGGCCGTTCTGGCGGGTTGTTCGAGCAGCGAAGAGGCGAACGAGGCTACTCCGGGCGACGAGTCCGAATCGGACGACGGGGGATCGGACGGAGACAACGCGGAACCCGAGACGTTCGACGACTTCGAGGAACTGGATCAGTGGACCGCAGAGATCGGCACGCTCACCGCGGACGAGGAGCGCTCGGCCACCGGCACCCAGTCCGCCCGCCTCGAGGCGGGAGATGGCGACGACCAGATTCGGCTCGTCCAGGAGCTGTCGGAACCTCGTGACTTCTCGGGCGTGCGGCCGAGCCTGGCGATCTCGACGGAGGAGGAGGCCGACGTCGTCATCCAGCTGATCGACGAGGACGGCGACCGGATCGACTTCCGCCAGCGGATGCACGCCGGAACGCCGCTCGCGCAGTGTAACTTCGGGATTAGCAGTCTCGAGGGCGAGCCGGACCTGAGCGCGGTGGCGGAGATCCAGCTCATCCGCTGGACGGGCGAGGACGACAAGGGATCGGTCTGGATCGACGACCTCCGGTTCGCCGACGCTCCGGAGCCCGGCCAGGTCATGCTCCAGTTCGACGGCGGCTACGAGTCCGACTACACGCACGCGCTGCCTGTCCTCGAGGAGTACGACTACCCCGCGGTGTCGTTCCTCACGACAGAGCGGATCCGCGAGGACGAGTCCGCTCAGGGTGACCACCTCATCCGCGACCAGGTAGGCGAACTGGCCGACGCCGGCTGGACGATCGGGAGCTACTCGGCGCGGGGTCTGAACCTGGTCGATCCGTCCGATGACCGCGACCCCGAAGCCGAGATCAGCGACGCCGTCGACTGGCTCGAAGACGAGGGCTTCGAAGACGGCGCGCAATACTTCTCCTATCCGCTCGACCGATACGACGGCGACGTCCTCGACCTCGTCGCCGACCACCACGAGGTCGCCTTCGCCGGCCGCTACCCGTCCCACGGGGAGCCCGCGAATCCGCACCTCTGTCCGCGCGTCTCCAGTCCCAGCGCCAGCCAGGCGCGGACGGCCCTCGATCTGACCGCCGAACTCGGCGGCATCACGGCGATTTCCTTCGGCGAACTCGACAACGGAAGCCGGTCGGTCCTCGAGGAGACGGTCGCGCACCTCGACGAACTCGAGTCCGCCGGCGATCTCGAGGTGATCCTCCCCGAGGACATCCACGCGTAA